A region from the Linepithema humile isolate Giens D197 chromosome 1, Lhum_UNIL_v1.0, whole genome shotgun sequence genome encodes:
- the LOC105676037 gene encoding dual oxidase-like, with the protein MYKYGTSAIWITMLHVIGHGFNFCHIFTQSADDLTCLFRNYFHATHELPKFHYWFWGTMAGVTGVLLTIVTGSIFICSLPMVRKSFYNWFSFVHSLYPVFYILMILHGSGRLVQESYFHYFFLGPAILFIFDKVITLTRKTIDTIAQSRNLTIRCNMDNISKTFKFSI; encoded by the exons atgtACAAATATGGGACATCGGCAATTTGGATCACGA TGTTACATGTAATCGGACATGGCTTCAACTTCTGTCATATATTTACGCAAAGTGCTGACGATCTAACATGTTTGTTTCGCAATTATTTCCACGC GACACATGAACTTCCCAAATTTCATTATTGGTTTTGGGGTACAATGGCAGGTGTAACGGGAGTACTTTTAACAATTGTAACTGGATCGATATTCATATGTTCATTGCCAATGGTACGAAAATCATTCTACAATTGGTTCTCTTTTGTTCACTCCTTATATCCAGTTTTCTACATACTCATGATTTTACACGGCAGTGGAAGACTAGTACAA GAatcatattttcattatttctttttggGACCAGCTATTCTATTTATCTTCGATAAAGTCATAACTTTGACTAGGAAAACAATAGATACCATTGCTCAAAGCAGAAATCTTACCATCAG atGTAACATGGATAACATTTCCAAAacctttaaattttcaatataa